The Urbifossiella limnaea nucleotide sequence CGTGCGTGGTGGTGCTGTCGCCGGGGCAGTACAACTCGGCGTACTTCGAGCACAGCTTCCTGGCCCGGCACATGGGCGTCGAACTGGTGTTCGGCCCGGACCTGTTCGTCCACGACGACGTGGTCTACCTGAAGACGACCCGCGGCCCGCAGCGCGTGGACGTGATCTACCGCCGCCTCGACGACGACTTCCTCGACCCCGAGGCGTTCCGCCCGGACAGCCTGTTGGGCGTGCCGGGCCTGTTCCGCGCGTACAAGGCCGGCAACGTCACGCTGGCGAACGCCGTCGGCACCGGGGTGTGCGACGACAAGGCGGTGTACCCCTACGTCGAGGACATGATCCGCTTCTACCTGGACGGGGCGGAGCCGATCCTGAAGAACGTGCCGACGTACATCTGCGCCCGGCCGGACGACCTGAAGTACACGCTCGACCACCTGGAGGAGCTGGTGGTGAAGGCGGTGAACGAGTCGGGCGGCTACGGCATGCTGATGGGGCCGAGCAGCACCGCCGCGCAGCGGGCCGAGTTCGCGGCGAAGATACGGGACAACCCACGCAACTACATCGCGCAGCCGGTTGTAACGCTCAGCACCGTGCCAACTTGGACGGACGAGGGGCCGGCCCCGCGCCACGTGGACCTGCGGCCGTACATCATCACGGGGAAGAGCACGTGGGTGCTGCCCGGCGGGCTGACGCGCACGGCGCTCGTGAAGGGCTCGTTGGTCGTGAACAGCAGCCAGGGCGGCGGCAGCAAGGATACGTGGGTTCTTGAGGGGCGGTGACAGCGGACCCGGCAACTGGCCGGCGTCAGCCGGCCGGTCGGTGGTGCAGGTGCCTTGACCAACGACCAGCCGGCTGACGCCGGCCGTTCGCCCGGCTGGCGACGATCCCGGGTCATCAGACGAGTTTGGCGCCCATGATTTCACGGGTCGCGGAACACTGCTTCTGGCTCGCCCGCTACCTCGAGCGGGCCGAGAACGTCGCGCGCGTGCTGGACGTCAACCACACCCTGCTGCTGGACTTCCACGTCCCCGCCGAACAGCAGTGGAAGCCCATCCTCATCATCACCGGCCTCCACGACTACCCGCACGAGCCGACCGCCGAGAACGTCCAGGAGTACATGACCTGGGACGAGAAGAACCCGTTCAGCATCACCAGCTCGATGTACTGGGCCCGTGAGAACGCCCGCATCATCCGCGAGGTGATTTCGGGCGAGATGTGGGAGCGGATCAACTACTACCACCTGTGGCTGAAGGCCGACGCCCGCGAGGTGTACGACACCAACCGGCACGAGTTCTACGCGCAGGTGAAGCGGATCAACCACCTCGTCCACGGCATCGCCGACGCCACCATGAGCCACGGCGAGGCGTGGGAGTTCTTCAAGCTCGGCACGTACCTGGAGCGGGCCAGCCAGACGGCCCGCATCATGGACGTGAAGTACCACACGCTCCTGCCGAAGGTCGAGGACGTGGGCACGCCGGTGGACAACGCCCACTGGCTCGCCATCCTGATGAGCTGCTCCGGGTACGAGCCGTTCCACAAGAAGCCGAAGTCGGTGCCGATGGAGCCGGGGGCGGCGGTCGCCGAATTCTTGCTGTACG carries:
- a CDS encoding alpha-E domain-containing protein codes for the protein MISRVAEHCFWLARYLERAENVARVLDVNHTLLLDFHVPAEQQWKPILIITGLHDYPHEPTAENVQEYMTWDEKNPFSITSSMYWARENARIIREVISGEMWERINYYHLWLKADAREVYDTNRHEFYAQVKRINHLVHGIADATMSHGEAWEFFKLGTYLERASQTARIMDVKYHTLLPKVEDVGTPVDNAHWLAILMSCSGYEPFHKKPKSVPMEPGAAVAEFLLYDAEFPRSIRRCVWECEGAAEAAAGNPVGREPTAAERQIRELLDWFDSRTSADIMRDGLHEALTHIVDSVIKIGNAVHASFFAAEVKPPPRPRAAMSQSQS
- a CDS encoding circularly permuted type 2 ATP-grasp protein; the encoded protein is MAVATGSVRSAFSLNGHESPTVGPLLFDQYRLHPSAWDELFNRGGNPHDYCGALVDRLGRLHVTEFDNRRASADLAFVNQGVTFSVYADQRGVEKIFPFDLIPRPIPATEWATLEKGLEQRITALNKFLDDIYHDQRILKEKVIPEDLALGSKGFRKEMVGFRPPGGVYVHICGTDLIRDAAGNFVVLEDNGRTPSGVSYVLENRAVMKKVFPHLFQDIRVKRVEDYPHRLRDALASVAPEGAGSPPCVVVLSPGQYNSAYFEHSFLARHMGVELVFGPDLFVHDDVVYLKTTRGPQRVDVIYRRLDDDFLDPEAFRPDSLLGVPGLFRAYKAGNVTLANAVGTGVCDDKAVYPYVEDMIRFYLDGAEPILKNVPTYICARPDDLKYTLDHLEELVVKAVNESGGYGMLMGPSSTAAQRAEFAAKIRDNPRNYIAQPVVTLSTVPTWTDEGPAPRHVDLRPYIITGKSTWVLPGGLTRTALVKGSLVVNSSQGGGSKDTWVLEGR